The Bacteroidota bacterium genome segment AGTACCGCCAACTCACCCGCTGACCATGTCACCTCTCTGGAAAGGGGCCGCCGCCGGCTTGGTCGGTGGCCTGGCCGGGGCCTGGGCCAAGAGTAAAACGGAGCCTGTGCTCCAGGTGGTGGGCGAAGACTTCTTCCCCCCGACGTACGACGAAAAGCAGCTTCCCGGAGCCGACATCTCGGGCCACCCGGAGCGGATGCCGCCCGCGCTCCTCGTGGCGCGGCTCACCGGCGGCCGGATCAGCCAAACCCAGACGCTCGCAGCGCAATCGCGCATCCACTACGTCTTCGGGACTGGTGCGGGGGTGGCCTACGGCGTGCTGGCCGAGGTCGCGCCGGTCGTCGGGATCGGGTACGGGCTGCCGGCGGCGCTCGCGCTCTGGGCGGGGACGCACGGGACGATGCTGCCGGCGCTCGGCCTCCAGGCGCGGCCTGCCGACCTGCCCACGTCGGCGCATGTGTGGGAGGTCGGGTCCCATCTCGTTTTCGGTCTCACAGCGGACCTCGTGCGCCGGGCCGTCCGCCGGGCGCTCTGAATCCAGGCGGCGCAGGGCCCGGCGTCGCGCAAACGTCACGTTTGCATCAAAGCGAACACATAGGTTGCGCTAGGCGGCGTGTTTGCTTAGTCTTGCGGGACGGGCCACCGCGCCTCCTTCCTTCCCTCCACCGACTCACCCAGAACCGTGATGCATGTTTGCCGACGCGGCTTGTTCGCCGCCCTTGCCTGTCTCCTGTTCCTCGCTGCTCCCACCGCCGACGCGCAGCGCGCCGACGCCCGCGTGCCGAGCGAGCTCATCGTCCGCCTCGCCCCCGAGGCTGACATCACCGACCTGACGGCGGCCGCCCGGCTCTCCGGCGAAGGGCTCGTCGCCAAGCGGCTCCTCGTCCCGGCGCTGGGCATCTG includes the following:
- a CDS encoding DUF1440 domain-containing protein, with translation MSPLWKGAAAGLVGGLAGAWAKSKTEPVLQVVGEDFFPPTYDEKQLPGADISGHPERMPPALLVARLTGGRISQTQTLAAQSRIHYVFGTGAGVAYGVLAEVAPVVGIGYGLPAALALWAGTHGTMLPALGLQARPADLPTSAHVWEVGSHLVFGLTADLVRRAVRRAL